A window of the Cellvibrio sp. pealriver genome harbors these coding sequences:
- a CDS encoding F0F1 ATP synthase subunit epsilon, with amino-acid sequence MAMTVQCDIVSAEREIFSGLVEMVITTGSLGEVGIAYGHAPLLTGIKPGPVRLIKQGGAEEIFFVSGGYLEVQPYHVTVLADTALRADDMDEAAALEAQQLAQQQLADQSSEIDFQRAAAQLAEAAAQLRTLQAIKRKAGK; translated from the coding sequence ATGGCCATGACAGTTCAATGCGATATCGTCAGTGCTGAGCGTGAGATTTTCTCCGGCCTGGTAGAGATGGTAATCACTACCGGTAGTCTGGGTGAAGTAGGTATTGCCTACGGTCACGCCCCATTGCTGACAGGTATCAAACCTGGTCCTGTGCGTCTTATCAAACAAGGTGGTGCTGAGGAAATTTTCTTTGTTTCCGGTGGCTATCTTGAAGTTCAGCCTTACCATGTCACTGTGCTGGCGGACACCGCTTTGCGCGCAGACGATATGGATGAAGCTGCAGCTTTGGAAGCACAGCAATTAGCGCAACAACAACTGGCAGATCAATCCAGCGAGATAGATTTCCAGCGCGCCGCCGCGCAACTGGCAGAAGCTGCTGCCCAATTGCGTACCTTGCAAGCAATCAAAAGAAAAGCGGGCAAGTAA
- the atpD gene encoding F0F1 ATP synthase subunit beta, which yields MSSGRIVQIIGAVIDVEFPRDAVPKVYDALVITDGNLTLEVQQQLGDGVVRTIALGSSEGLRRGLTVTNTNEPIKVPVGTETLGRIMDVLGNPIDEAGPIGEKERMQIHRAAPKYEELAASEELLETGIKVIDLVCPFAKGGKVGLFGGAGVGKTVNMMELINNIAKEHSGLSVFAGVGERTREGNDFYHEMKESNVVDKVAMVYGQMNEPPGNRLRVALTGLTMAEKFRDEGKDVLLFVDNIYRYTLAGTEVSALLGRMPSAVGYQPTLAEEMGVLQERITSTKIGSITSVQAVYVPADDLTDPSPATTFAHLDSTVVLSRDIAAKGIYPAIDPLDSTSRQLDPMVIGNEHYATARGVQTVLQRYKELKDIIAILGMDELSEEDKQTVSRARKIERFLSQPFHVAEVFTGSPGKYVPLKETIRGFKGLLAGDYDHLPEQAFYMVGSIDEAIEKASKLK from the coding sequence ATGAGTAGCGGACGTATCGTTCAGATTATCGGCGCCGTTATCGATGTGGAATTCCCACGCGATGCAGTGCCTAAAGTGTATGACGCACTGGTTATCACCGATGGCAACCTGACCCTCGAAGTGCAACAGCAATTAGGCGACGGCGTAGTCCGCACTATTGCTCTGGGTTCATCTGAAGGTTTGCGTCGCGGTTTAACCGTGACCAACACCAACGAGCCAATCAAAGTGCCAGTGGGTACCGAAACCCTCGGTCGTATCATGGACGTATTGGGTAACCCAATTGATGAAGCGGGTCCAATCGGCGAAAAAGAGCGTATGCAGATTCACCGCGCTGCGCCTAAATACGAAGAGCTGGCAGCTTCTGAAGAACTGCTGGAAACCGGTATTAAAGTTATCGACCTGGTTTGCCCCTTCGCCAAAGGCGGTAAAGTAGGCCTGTTCGGTGGTGCTGGTGTAGGTAAAACCGTAAATATGATGGAACTCATCAACAACATCGCGAAAGAGCACAGCGGTCTGTCTGTATTCGCCGGTGTAGGTGAGCGTACTCGTGAAGGTAACGACTTCTACCACGAGATGAAAGAATCTAACGTAGTAGATAAAGTGGCGATGGTTTACGGCCAGATGAATGAGCCGCCAGGGAACCGTCTGCGCGTTGCGTTGACCGGCTTGACCATGGCGGAAAAATTCCGTGACGAAGGTAAAGACGTTCTGTTGTTCGTTGACAACATTTACCGTTACACCCTGGCCGGTACCGAAGTATCTGCTCTGTTGGGTCGTATGCCTTCAGCGGTAGGTTACCAACCAACATTGGCGGAAGAGATGGGCGTTCTGCAAGAGCGTATTACCTCTACCAAGATCGGTTCTATTACCTCTGTACAAGCAGTATATGTACCAGCGGACGACTTGACCGACCCGTCGCCAGCAACCACCTTTGCGCACTTGGACTCAACCGTAGTATTGAGCCGTGATATTGCTGCAAAAGGTATTTACCCGGCGATCGATCCACTGGATTCAACTTCACGTCAGTTGGACCCAATGGTTATCGGTAACGAGCACTATGCAACGGCGCGCGGTGTGCAAACCGTATTGCAACGTTACAAGGAGTTGAAAGATATTATCGCGATTCTGGGTATGGACGAATTGTCAGAAGAAGACAAACAAACCGTATCTCGTGCGCGTAAGATCGAACGTTTCTTGTCACAACCTTTCCACGTAGCGGAAGTATTCACTGGTTCTCCAGGCAAATACGTTCCACTGAAAGAAACCATCCGCGGTTTCAAAGGTTTGTTAGCCGGTGATTACGATCACCTGCCAGAACAAGCTTTCTACATGGTAGGTTCAATCGACGAAGCAATCGAAAAAGCCAGCAAGCTCAAGTAA
- the atpG gene encoding F0F1 ATP synthase subunit gamma, which produces MASTKEIRTQIASVKSTQKITSAMEMVAASKMRRAQERMQLGKPYAQRIREVVGHLANSSPEYKHRFMKERDVKRVGYIIVSSDRGLCGGLNTNLFKAAIRDMKAWADKGVAIDLGLIGAKAGQFFKSFGGNVVASTRDIGEAPQVADLIGSVKVMLDAFEAGTIDKLFLVSNDFVNTMTQTPKVRQLLPLVAEENTKLKHHWDYIYEPDAEFLLKGLLTRFIESQVYQAVVENAASEQAARMIAMKSATDNAGELIDSLKLIYNKARQAAITQELSEIVGGAAAIQ; this is translated from the coding sequence ATGGCAAGCACAAAAGAAATTCGGACGCAGATAGCGAGCGTCAAAAGCACGCAGAAAATTACCAGCGCGATGGAAATGGTCGCCGCGAGTAAAATGCGCCGTGCACAAGAGCGGATGCAATTGGGTAAACCTTATGCCCAGCGTATCCGTGAAGTAGTCGGGCACCTGGCCAACTCCAGCCCCGAGTACAAACACCGTTTTATGAAAGAGCGCGATGTTAAGCGCGTGGGTTACATCATTGTTTCCAGTGACCGTGGCCTGTGTGGTGGCTTGAACACTAACCTGTTCAAAGCCGCTATCCGGGATATGAAGGCATGGGCTGACAAAGGTGTAGCGATTGATTTGGGTTTGATTGGTGCCAAAGCTGGCCAGTTTTTCAAAAGCTTTGGTGGCAATGTAGTTGCCTCAACTCGCGATATCGGTGAAGCCCCACAAGTGGCCGACCTGATCGGCAGTGTGAAGGTAATGCTGGATGCGTTTGAAGCCGGCACTATCGACAAGCTGTTTCTGGTGAGCAACGACTTTGTTAACACCATGACCCAAACACCAAAAGTTCGTCAATTGCTGCCTTTGGTTGCCGAAGAAAATACCAAGTTGAAACATCACTGGGATTATATCTACGAGCCGGATGCAGAGTTCCTGTTGAAAGGGTTGTTGACTCGCTTTATTGAATCGCAGGTTTATCAGGCGGTAGTAGAAAACGCGGCTTCTGAACAAGCAGCGCGAATGATTGCGATGAAGAGTGCGACCGACAACGCCGGTGAATTGATTGATAGCTTGAAGCTGATTTACAACAAAGCGCGTCAGGCAGCGATCACCCAGGAACTGTCAGAAATTGTGGGCGGTGCGGCAGCGATCCAATAA